Below is a window of Herminiimonas arsenicoxydans DNA.
CTGAGTTCGTTGGTGAGCTGCGCGTTGAGCAGCTTGATGATATTGCTGTCACCTTTCATGGGAGCCTCGAAAGTGATGTGGAAAATGGGCTGGCTGACATGCGACCGTTTCGGTTGCACGATCTGCTCAGGAGAGAGTGGACATGATAGCGCAGGAAGTGCAATTCATGGCCATTTGGACCGCATTTCGTTAGCTGGAATCATTCGTGTTTCGATTGCAAAAGTAAGGTTGGGCAATGCTGCCGGAAAGAAATGCAGGACAAATAAAAACGCGCTGCAGCGTAGAGCTGAGCGCGTTTTTATTTGTGATCTGCAGGCGGAGTTTTAAACCCTGCAGCTTGCTGCACTATTTCTTTGGTGCTTCCGTGACGAATCCCATCTTGCTGAGCCCGCCGGATTGCGCTGCAGCCATGACTTGTGCGACTTTTTCATACGGTGTCGTACGTTCGGCGCGTAGATGCAACTCAGGTTGTGGCGTGACCTTGGCGGCGTCGGCGACGCGGGCTGCCAACTGGCTTTCATCCAGTATTTCATTGTTCCAGTAAACCTTGCCTGCCGCATCGATGGAGAGGTTGATGGTTTCAGGTTTGACTTCGTTCGGCTGATTGGCTGCACGCGGCAAATCGAGCTTGACGGCGTGATTCATCACCGGAATGGTCATGATGAAGATGATCAGCAACACCAGCATCACGTCGACCAGCGGCGTGGTATTGATTTCCGGATTGAAGTCATCGTCATCCGATAGGGAGCCCATGGACATCATGCACCTCCTACGGCAACCAGTTTGGCGCCGCTTGCACCCGGTGTA
It encodes the following:
- the exbD1 gene encoding Biopolymer transport protein exbD1 (Evidence 2a : Function of homologous gene experimentally demonstrated in an other organism; PubMedId : 9371459; Product type t : transporter), with translation MSMGSLSDDDDFNPEINTTPLVDVMLVLLIIFIMTIPVMNHAVKLDLPRAANQPNEVKPETINLSIDAAGKVYWNNEILDESQLAARVADAAKVTPQPELHLRAERTTPYEKVAQVMAAAQSGGLSKMGFVTEAPKK